Proteins encoded together in one Oreochromis aureus strain Israel breed Guangdong linkage group 23, ZZ_aureus, whole genome shotgun sequence window:
- the LOC116313855 gene encoding transmembrane protein 47-like gives MASAVPETEGSARSSPLTPLKLVGLVCVFLALCLDIGAVMSPAWVTADDQYYLSLWESCWKPTSSENWQCSSTLGSDWQVATLALLLGGGALVLMSFLVALFSVCIGTRWRFYAPVAFMLFVAVVLQACSLVLYPVKFIESINLRIYHEFNWGYGLAWGGTIFSFGGGILYCLNPKNYEEYY, from the exons ATGGCGTCTGCTGTACCCGAGACGGAGGGGTCAGCGCGGAGCTCCCCACTGACACCGCTGAAGCTTGTCGGGCTGGTGTGCGTCTTCCTGGCGCTTTGCTTGGACATAGGAGCCGTGATGAGCCCGGCTTGGGTGACTGCCGACGACCAGTACTACCTGTCCTTGTGGGAGTCCTGCTGGAAGCCAACGAGTAGCGAGAACTGGCAGTGCAGCAGCACGCTGGGTTCAG ACTGGCAGGTTGCTACGCTGGCCCTGTTACTAGGGGGTGGAGCCCTGGTGCTGATGTCATTCTTGGTTGCTCTATTTTCTGTGTGCATTGGCACAAGATGGCGGTTCTACGCGCCTGTTGCCTTCATGCTCTTTGTTGCAG TTGTACTCCAGGCCTGCAGTTTGGTCCTCTACCCTGTCAAGTTCATCGAGAGTATCAACTTGAGGATCTACCATGAATTTAACTGGGGCTACGGCCTGGCCTGGGGAGGCACCATCTTTTCCTTCGGTGGGGGAATCCTCTACTGCCTCAATCCCAAGAACTATGAGGAATACTACTAG